One part of the Engraulis encrasicolus isolate BLACKSEA-1 chromosome 17, IST_EnEncr_1.0, whole genome shotgun sequence genome encodes these proteins:
- the LOC134466925 gene encoding cytochrome P450 2K1-like isoform X2, which translates to MRRFSLAVLRDLGMGRSSSQQRILDEARHLLDTFSNYKGEPFDTSAPLNYAASNVISSIVYGTRFSLDDPYFTRMVQRANHNFKLSGSASMQVYNLFPAIGRWVRNREQLVRNSKENQLDMSSLIGRLRDSLNPADCRGFVDAFIMRQHTEQKAAGGSEPVFHEKNLVNCVSNLFSAGTDTTGTTLRWALLLMAKYPHIQERVHEELERVIGSRLPVADDRRLLPVTDAVLHETQRLANVFPMSLPHRTTQDVNIMGYRIKKGTSVFPLLASVLNDETEWEEPNRFHPEHFLDADGGFRKRDAFMPFSAGRRVCLGEALAKMELFLIFVSLLQRFRFTAPPGVSEEELDLTPVVGSTLNPPPHKLCALPRT; encoded by the exons ATGCGCCGCTTCAGCCTGGCTGTGCTGCGTGATCTGGGCATGGGCAGGAGCAGCAGTCAGCAGCGCATCCTGGACGAGGCACGCCACCTGCTGGACACCTTTAGCAACTACAAAg gtgagcccTTCGACACGTCTGCTCCTCTGAACTACGCGGCCTCCAACGTCATCTCCTCCATCGTCTACGGAACTCGATTCTCATTGGACGATCCCTACTTTACTCGCATGGTGCAGAGGGCCAATCACAACTTCAAACTCTCAGGATCCGCCTCCATGCAG gtgtataatCTCTTCCCCGCAATTGGTCGGTGGGTGCGTAACCGTGAGCAACTGGTGCGTAACAGCAAGGAGAACCAATTAGACATGAGCTCTCTGATTGGTCGGCTGAGGGACTCACTAAACCCCGCCGACTGCCGAGGATTCGTCGACGCCTTCATCATGAGGCAGCATACAGAGcagaag gcTGCTGGGGGTTCTGAGCCCGTGTTCCATGAGAAGAACCTGGTGAACTGTGTCTCCAACCTCTTCTCAGCCGGAACCGATACCACCGGCACCACACTACGCTGGGCACTACTGCTGATGGCCAAGTACCCACAcatacagg aGAGAGTGCACGAGGAGCTGGAGCGCGTGATTGGCTCTCGGCTGCCGGTGGCGGATGACAGGCGGTTGCTCCCGGTAACGGATGCGGTCCTTCACGAGACGCAGCGATTGGCCAACGTGTTTCCCATGAGCCTGCCGCATCGCACCACCCAGGACGTCAACATTATGGGATACCGCATCAAGAAG ggtacatCTGTGTTTCCTCTGCTAGCGTCGGTGCTGAATGATGAGACTGAGTGGGAGGAGCCTAATCGGTTCCACCCAGAACACTTCCTGGATGCTGACGGAGGCTTCCGGAAGAGAGACGCCTTTATGCCATTCTcagctg GTCGTCGCGTGTGTCTGGGCGAGGCCCTGGCTAAGATGGAGCTCTTCCTCATCTTTGTGTCTCTGCTGCAGCGTTTCCGCTTCACAGCGCCCCCTGGGGTCTCGGAGGAGGAACTGGACCTCACGCCGGTGGTGGGCTCCACGCTAAATCCCCCCCCACACAAGCTCTGCGCCCTGCCGCGCACATAA